Part of the Rhinoderma darwinii isolate aRhiDar2 chromosome 2, aRhiDar2.hap1, whole genome shotgun sequence genome, AATTTCATAGAATTGCGAATACTTTTACTCAttgttagaaataataattcagACACACAAATTGTATATATTAAATGTTACAAACAAACAACATACAAAAGAGAACAgaagataaaataaaacatacagaAACAAGAAATGTCAGCAAGGCAGAAAACATAAAGaatgtgttaggcttcgttcacatctgcgtcggggctccgttggacctttccatcaggggaaaccacgaatggaaaccaaactgaaacaaagagaaaccatagttttccgtttgcattaccattgatttcaatggtaaagtatccgtttgtcaccgttctgtaaagtttcccctgatggaaaggtccgatggaacccatgaacggagcccgacgcagatgtgaacgaagccttagaaacAGAAGGAAATAAAGGAAGTAAACATGGGCACATACATAGCACCAACAGGACATTACTTGCATGTCAACACACAAAATGCAGCGGTCATACAATATATCTATGGCATATTTATATACAAAATGGTGGAGAAGTTCCTCACTGCTACTCTAGAATTAGCTGtataaactatataaaaaaaaatatataaaaaataaggcTATCAGTTCATAGTCGAATTAGATACGAGGAGACAAGGAAAATCCAATAacatcacattaaaggggttgtttcaccGCAGGCAACACCTTTAATGAGAGCCAATACAGCAATTTTTGCTGGGGGAAGATTCGCCTCTGCATCACAAATGGCTCTCTGAGTGAATGGATCAGCAGAGGTTTCGACccacctctatgacgtccatttgCCCCAATACTGCATATGGAAATGGGATGCCTTAGTAAGAAAGAACCTTTAACTCAGCCCTGACTAAATTACTATTTAATAAGAGCAAATATCCAAGTATTATTTTAGTGTTAGGTATTGTGGTAAAATATTATCCCAGAATTGAACAAATTGATCCACAGATTTTAGTTTTGCCAAATGTTCTGGTTTTGTCGATTCAGATTCTTTAAGTTCCTGTTTCTTAatgtttttaacattctttttctgcttttcAGTTTCTTTGGTAGTTTTCATTGAGGTTTGTTCCTCTTTTTTATTCTTCCCACTATTttcttcttttgtttttttttcatcttcctcctcctccccctcttcttcttcctcccctccctcctcctcctctcccttttcttcttcttcttcctcctcttcttcttcctcctcttcttcctcctcttcttcctcctcctcctcctcctcttcctcatctgccccttcttcttcttcctcctcctcctcttccccctcttcctccccctcctcatcTGCCTCTCCTTCTTTCTTCTCATCTGCCTTttcctctgcttcttcttcctcctcatctgcctctgcttcttcttcctcctcatctgcctctgcttcttcttcctcctcatctgcctcttcctcctcatctgcctcttcgtcttcctcctcctcctcatctgcctcttcgtcttcctcctcctccacatCTGCCTCTTCgtcttcctcctcctcatctgcctcttcgtcttcctcctcctcctcatctgcctcttcttcctcctcctcatctgcctcttcttcctcctcctcctcctcatctgcctcttcttcctcctcctcctcatctgctgcctcctctttttcctcatcttcttcttcctcttcctcaTCCCCTCCATTCTCTGCTTCTTCCTCATTACTTTCATCCTCTTTCCCTTCTTcaccttcctcctcctcttcttccacCTCTTCCTTTCCTTCATTTTCCACTTCTTCTTCGCTCTCATCCTCCATTTGTTCTTCACTGTCTGCCTCCTCTCTTTCAGCTTCCTCATTTTCATATTCTTCCTCTTCTAATTCATCATTGGTCTCTTCCTCTTTTGAGGTTTCTA contains:
- the LOC142743737 gene encoding uncharacterized protein LOC142743737 → MKQMKQRSRSRLSSRSLKSNSFSSNSDESGITSVDAQAEAVKKYMQAKFRRASEAGKSKFVASQEQLNSAQDTKADKVISKASSRRQEKLISKDSQAELIQVKSSVISLEASESDSTTPSPVDKTRNKCPQIIRVLSHDSIKGLKTVSSSDRNCFSSKSGHTSHLSSRSDNFEGETFRKDVNLVKGVTNLNNVVDGSHHIGKGSKRNDGNRVLCFKEENSSCSTVGSEEQANPKCYKKKRENKILVVKQKESVEVFALQESKTVKRVENISVISSNVEGDGEGDLKDDVTEEGDDEDGEEEVVNKEDQEVGEEEEEEDDLEKDNREEYENEEAEREEADSEEQMEDESEEEVENEGKEEVEEEEEEGEEGKEDESNEEEAENGGDEEEEEEDEEKEEAADEEEEEEEADEEEEEEEEADEEEEEEADEEEEEDEEADEEEEDEEADVEEEEDEEADEEEEEDEEADEEEEADEEEEEAEADEEEEEAEADEEEEEAEEKADEKKEGEADEEGEEEGEEEEEEEEEGADEEEEEEEEEEEEEEEEEEEEEEEEEEKGEEEEGGEEEEEGEEEEDEKKTKEENSGKNKKEEQTSMKTTKETEKQKKNVKNIKKQELKESESTKPEHLAKLKSVDQFVQFWDNILPQYLTLK